A window of Salvia splendens isolate huo1 chromosome 8, SspV2, whole genome shotgun sequence genomic DNA:
cactgttatagtcgatatttcagacttgtgaacaacaaatcgatatgcactactgttaagtgcatatccaatgaagataccatcaaccgttttaggtccgattgtaacttctttgggcggaggaaccattacctttgccaaacactcccacactttgaggtatttgtaggatggcttccttcccttccacaactcataaggagtaacatcttttcctttgagagggatcttattcaagatatagttggctgtcaaaacagcttccccccacatgttatgtggtaatcctgaagttagaagcagtgcattcatcatctcttttagagttcgatttttgcgttctgcaacaccattagattgtggtgaatatggtgcagttgtttgatgaattataccacttgcgttgcataactcctcaaacggggctacatattctcttcctctatcgcttcgaatcattttgattttacaaccaagttgattctcaacttcgttcttataatttttgaacgcctctattgcttcatctttacttcttaaaagataaatgtagcaatatcttgtgcaatcatctatgaaagtgataaagtactttttaccacctctagtttgcaccatctttaaatcacatacatccgtgtgaattaattcaaggggttttgtgcttcgttcaaccgagtgaaacgacaacttagtcatttttgcttcaagacaaatttcacatttatcttgattatccacttcattagcctttagtaaatctaaattcactaatcttttaatggcttttgaatttacatgtcccaatctacaatgccacaaatttgaagactcagtcaaataagaggaagtagatgcctTATTattattggccaatggctttgcaacactgcgagttgctacactaagcttgaaaagctcgtcggttacataaccttttccgagggattttccaaacttatacaagacaaacctatcagactcaaatacaagtttaaaccccttattaactagtattgatcctgacactaggttcttgcggatgtccgggacatgcagcacatccttcaacgtgatagttaggccagacgtcatcatgagaatcacgttgccaacgccgaggacttcggacgatgcttgattccccatgttgattttcctcccttcgacagcagtgtaggaggcaaacttgctcctgtcggagcaaacatgtgCAGTAGCGTCGGTATCAATATACCAACCACCAttgttgttgttaacaaggttgacctcttcagtgaccacagcaatgaggtcgttttcatcccagtctttgaactccttctcaacgacgtgggcagccggcttcttcttcttgctgcggcagtcctttgcaaagtggccttgtttgccacacttgtagcagtcgccttcaaacttctttgaaggctgctttcccttccccttgtcatttggacggtttgggcgagggcgtttgttggagggtccgccccgctccaacagattggccttggcttcatttggggtgaatcccttagccttttgatcacttttgcgcacgtcggcctcgatgcgcaacttcacgatcactaatattcataattaaattcacTGTTAGGATTTTTAATCTCTAATTATAATTCATTAACCAACATTAGGATTTAATCTCAGATTGTGCATGCATTTGCATATATAAAGATCACTACAGCAAATATGCTATTAACAAGGATTTAAACAATTTATTCATGTCTTTGCTCAATTCCTATTAAATCTGAACCAGCAACACCAACACTGCTAGTTGGCTGTCATTGTCTTATTCAACATTCATTCAATAAGAATTACACACAGAGAAacaatcaaacaaataaaagaatCACATAAACTAACAGCACACATATATAGTTACAATATTCACAAGCCAACAGTAAACGGAACACCGGTAGCAGGCAGCCACTGTCGACCAAATATAAGGTTCGCCACCGTGAACTGGGCCGCCTCGTCCGTGTCGTTTATATCGTGGTAACCCGTCCAATTAACCCGGTTCTCGGTAGAAGCCCCCGGCCCGAAATTCCGATACTCCCCATAATACAAAGTATCCAATGCGAAGTCCGAATCGCCCCACTTGGACCACCCTTCCGGATCCACCAGACCGTCCAGATAGCTCTTCATCACCACCGTCCTCGAGTACTCCTGCCACGGCCGCCCCAGATACGTCTTCACCGATTCCACCACCGGTCTCAGCTCCGGCGCCGCCAGGATCCGGCAGTTGTGGATCGAGATGCCCGTGTTCTGATACGGGTCGCCCCGCCCCTGCGCCGTGATCACGTTGGCCTGCCCGCCTAGGGGCTTCCGGGCGTAGATGACGGAGTTCTGGATGACGACGGCGGCGTTGCCGAAGATGACGTCCACGGTGCCGTATATGTAGCAGGATTTGTAGAGCTGGCGCTGGGCTTGCGCGAACAGCGTGTCTTGGTAGCCTTCGAAGCTGCAAGCGTAGAACACCGAGAGGTCCGAGGCTGACCGGAGCGCCACCGCCTGCCCGTTCTCTGCCCCCGCCGTGTTGCGGAAGGTGATTCCACGCGCTATGAATCCATTCCCGTCCACGCCTGCAcatcaaattaattaaacaaaaatgagaactgaaatcaatatataaatcaCATGAGTCACTGCTTCTATCACTAATTGATTTAGGTATGGAATCCATGGATTTCTGTCATGGTGCTCCCTCCATCcgtgattaaatgtctcatatttgaccggcatgattttaagaaattgtttgactttgtgtaGGGAAGTTGGTAGAaaatttagtggaatgtgggtctacttttacatattagttttataataaaatgtgagttgaatgagttagtggaatgtagggttcACTTACCAAGtagagtaaaagtgaaatgaggcATTTAATGAcggataaaaaaaatgagacatttaataacggacagagggagtattatataattatgtagggagggagtattatataattatgtaaGTACTTAAATTTAAGTGACCCAATAGTATATCTGTTCTTAGAACCCATGGATTTGTATGATTTAGTTGAAATGTTTATAGTTAATGTGAAGTTACCAAATGTGGCAGTGCTGTATGTTGTGAAGCCGGCGGAGCAGCTCCGGTTGGAAGTGATGATGGTGTTTCTGACTCCGTCTCCGACCAACATCACCTTAGTCATGGTTCTGTTGACGAGAACGTTCTCCTCATACACTCCCTTCTTCACATACACGATCACCCTCTTCTTCCCTAGCCGGTTAGCCGTCGCGTAGTTTATGGCCTCCTGGATGGACCCGAACTGACCCGACCCGTCCTTGGACACCGTCACGTTCGCTCTCGACGCCCACACGTAATCCTGCAGAAGCTTCCGCTCTCCCTCTCCTAGCATTCTACGATCAGTGGACTTCTCCAACAGAGGCGCGTTCGCTGCGAGGCTGTTCCTTATCATCTCGGAAACGTTTGCGGTGAGGATCGGAGAGCTGAACTCGGGGAGGCTGAGCTGGCGGGATCCGGACACGCAGGTCTCGATGCTGGTCAGCGCCGCGCTGAGCCACGTCTGCGCGTCGTGGGCCATGCTTGCTTTGATGTTGATGCTTTGCAGTGTAGTGTTTAGTTGGAGGATAGTGTTGTCTATGAGATCTTCGCACTCTCGTTGCAGCATCTTCTTGCTTGTGGTGTCGGCCGTGGAGCTGAGCTCTCTGGCTAGGGTTTTGGCCGCCGCGGCCGTCTCCATCGCGGCCGCAATGGTCATGGTCCGGAAATCGTGGTGGGATTTGGGGTGGAGTTGGTTCATGTGGTGGTTGCAGGGGTTGGGGTGGGGGGTGGTGCTGCACCAATATTCGATGTTTGTAGTATTATCATGAACATGTGCCAATGCTTCATGCCAAGATGTGAGATGAAGGAATAATATTGGTAGTATTATGGTGGAGATTTTTGGGATTGTAGTAGCCATTGTgttctgatatttttgtttgagTTAAGAGATGTTGCCAAATTGGTAATTGGAAATGGTGGGAAACAAGGAGGGTTTGTGCAGTTAAATACTAAATGGGATTCAAATAGAATTAGTGTGCTTACTTTATGTTAAGAAGAAAGAGATAAAGTATATCCTTGTTTTATGGATCACTGCTATTGCAATCAAGCCGGCTGTAGGAAGTAGTGATTTTGTGGGCAGTTGAATACATGGAATTTGATCACTGTGACAGCATAAAACCGTGTGATTTTAGATTTGGAGGTGAAGCAACACGAATGGAAGAGGTagtaaatcaattaaataattagagaGGATATGGAGTAATGTTGAAATAGGAGCCAATAATATAGGAGTATATGAGAAATGTCTGAATTCAGGCGTTTATTTTGGTAAGTCAGCCGTCATAAGATGAGTTTAGCTTACGATATCTTacaaataatttatctttggTTCGAGTCCAACTGCAACAACGTTAATAGTTGACCGATGCTGTTAATTTCTTATAGAAATGCGGTTATTTTCAAAAGGCGATGCAGGTTATTGTGGTTCTAAGATTTTAATGTGAATATGTGATTTAGTTTACGTGAATTTATTGCACCTTCTAAAGCCACTTTACGTAAGTGAAGAGTTTGGTGAGGATTTAGCAAAATATTCTGCGAATGCTATAGTATtactttatttaataattaatgcTTATTTTCTGAGCCAACTGAGGATTTGAATAATTGATTTGATTTTGCTACAAAAATATACGTTTCACTACAAATCAAATATTCACATTATCACCGCCCGCTGGGAGACTTTCTGCCTTAATCTGCAAGCCCGGTCAGCAGGATTAATCCGATTCCGCTGAAGGCGGATTCGAAACACCTGTGGTCAaacccaaaaaataaataaaaatattcacattatcatttttcttataagagcatccgcaatggcggactttgCCGCGGAATTCCCATGGATTTGCCGGAATTCCGTggcagacgtccgccattaggcacgAATGGCGCGGATACAGAATTCAGctgaggacgtcgcaggtccgcggCCTTCCGCGGAATTCCAcagggacgtccgccattgcgtcgactcccgcggaattccgatttatttaatttttttttgtaatgtctATATATACTGCTCGTTGAATTTCACTTCATTCGCACTACTTGTTTTAacaaatttctctctctctaaatttcttttatataatagtaatggctggtagtggtagtggccaTCACGAAGACCCTATGGCTCGGATTTGGGCACATGTGTCGGAGGCTGCAGCGAgagaggaacaagcggccttggCGCCGGGggtgcctcgacccatccatcgtcgcactATAGTATCCCGCGACCATCTCGCGGCCCACTGTCTGTTGTACGATGACtactttgcgccggagccacggtttggggagaacctattccagcgacggtttaggatgcatcggcctctgtttatgcgtatcgttggcgctttggagcgtcgatacaggtatttcagggtgcgggaggatgcagCGGGTAAACCCGGGCACACGCCGATCCAGAAGttcactgccgcaatcaggcagttggcgtACGGAGGTgcggcggacatgttcgacgagtacctccacatcggcgagtcgacagcccgcgattgcctgaagtatttttgtcagggcgtgagggagatattcggggatagatatcttcggaagcctaccccccgaagattgtcaggctctgctagATATGCACGGGTCTCAgcacggcttcccggggatgctggGCAGCAttgattgtatgcactgggaatggaagaactgccccgctgcctggaaagggttgtacactaccggtttcaaggccaagaatcctacgatgatccttgaagcggtagctgactaccggttgtggattttgCATGCCTATATTGGAGTAGCCGGggcgaacaacgacatcaacgtcctccggtcatcgccccttttcaacgaacAGTGCATGGGTGTAGGTTCGGCAGTcgacttcgtcgccaacggcaaccagcacaacatgggctattatttggcggatggatTATACCTAGGGGTGGCACGAACACGatacgacacgaacacgataacagcaaacacgaacacgacccgttaagaaaacctcaaacacgaacacgaacacgacacgaaatcctcagacacgaacacgacacgaacacgacacgaacccattaacgacacgaaccaattcgggtcaacacgacacgataacaacacgtacacgagatgacacgataacgactcgataacaacacgacctgataacggttaaacctattaaaaatgaaaataataagaattaataatattaaaatattatttgttaacggataacacgaacacgacacgaacacgacacgaaattttcgtgtccttaacgggtcgacccgataaggacacgaacccaataagctctgacccaaacccattatattcgtgccggttcgtgtcgtgttatcgtgtcgtgtcaaaaattgccagccctaattaTACCtgatgtggcccgtctttgtgaagacaatcagatGCCCAACGGATGAGAATAAGGTATACTTTGCGCAACGttaggaggcagcgcgcaaggatgtggagcgggcatttggtgtgctccaagctcaatgggcggcagtgaagggtccgtCACGGTTGTGGTacgttgacagcatcgccgacatcatgtacgcatgtattatcatgcacaacatgatcgtcgaagatgaaggccCAACACTGACcgattgggccaatgacgatgctGACGCTGCGGGTcgaagccacggcgtggccacgagcaatgtacgcatggggatacctCATGACGACGTCgagcgagtccgtgcatttgccgacatgcgccaaaaacaagctcacgttcgactccagaacgatattatcgaagaagtgtggcagcgtagaggtcgtcgttgatgtagtttttaattattgaaatgtattttttttaaaaatttggtgaaatgttcttttctttttttaatggaattttttccctatttgtgtcgaaattttaattccgtaacttgtttacttccggaaattggttaatttgtgaatttgtgatttttttaatgtgggaattccttcgggaattccgcaggggaattccgccactgtgcagtgggaagtccttatgacgtggcagagcagtgggaagtccttatgacgtgacagtgggaattccgcggggaagggcgccgggacatccgcaccactgcggatgccctaataGAGACTCTAGCAACATTCCCGAGGCATTTACAATTAACCAGCAATATAGGAGGAGCATCATTTTGAAGGATTTGGCAATCACCCATTTTTTAATTCATGGACAAGTGCATAAGCATAAATTATTTTGAATCGTTAGCCACTTTTAGTTTATTATTCTTTCGCCCCATCCCAAATCCCATTATAAgtgattgatatttttttattgtataaatgatcaattttcatttttaataaaaagaaaaaaatacatttatctttcctactctactcccttttcatttttctataGCATTAACTCTTTTAATCTATTCTCTCTCTATTTAATTCAATATAaatcattttctcaaatttcATACCCAAATGATCAATTATATATTATGGGACCTCTTAGCATGCCCAAATTATCAAtcatatatatatggagatgatcaaaataaaaatgcatttaaatccagaaatgcagcccaaatcttggaatggtcaataattaaccaaaaatacggaaggtcataattaagcaattttaggtcatattataatatttgagtttaatgtcatgctaagatcattttaggtcatgctttgttagcatgacctaaaaattaactaactatgacctaaaagtgccatacgtatgatattgttctgcgtttctatatttaaatctagttttgcattgatcaaaaccatatatatataaggatgtGAATATAGGAGAGtcttattctcctattcatcccttagatatAAGTTTCTTCTTAATCTGGATCGTTAGACTGATGCATCAAGGGACCGGATGGACTCTTGTTTTTTAaacccgtgttgcattatatgGAGGATTCTGGGCATTATAAGGGTAAACtagtaaaaatacaaaattgaaaCCGCCAGAAACGGAAGGTGCGAAATTTAAGCGGGCTATTGATACACCCTTCCATCGACTCATTCTCTCTCATTCCAAACGCTCAAACTTCCTCTCCACTCTTCTGCCTTTCCGTCTCCCCATCTTCCAGTAAACgtcaaaccctagccgccaccaCCATCAAAATTCGTCGTTTTCACCGTCCCACTACGATTCAAAATTTGTCTTCACTCTTCTGGATTCCATGTACCCATCCTCCACAACACTTCAAACCCTAACCGCTGCCACCGTTGTCGTCGTTTTCACCGTCCCACTTGCACTCCGGTAGCGCGCATTTGAATTGTTCATCGCGTCGACAAGGTATGGCTGAAAAAGTGTTCTTGTTGATTAATTGAAACCGGTAGACGACGCTAGACCCCGACTAGTGGTcgatttcattattttaaacaCGAACATCAATGATTTTAACATCGACTTGGTTGCGATATTCCGAAATAAAAAATTGGTTGTCGTTTTAGTTATGGTTTTCTCTTACTCCGAAAACTGTAAATTTTTTCTAGCTTAAAATGGTGGAATCAGTAATTTGATATGTTGTTTGTGACAGATTTACAATGACAAAGATAGGCCGTCTGTCGCGATCTCAACCAACACAGGTTGCAGGTAACCAAGCAATTTATTGCGTGTGTAATTACTTCAGTAGTTGTAGTACTggtttgtgcattatttgattgctttgATACATGATTAAATATGGGCGTACACATTATTTATCGTGTGGTTTTTCCATTTAAGTGCTTGTACACATGGGAGATTAACTCAGTGAAGTATCAATGTGCGCATTAATTgattaaaaatttacattatttatgttcTGGGATGCATTATTTGTCTAGTATTTGGAATTATTTCTATGTTTACTGGCTAGTGTGGGGAAATTGGtgaatgaaatataaatatatgcattatttgattgaggttgtgcattatgtatcaagtagttgtcattatttgcaatatagtatgcattatgagaattattgtgtatatgggtgaaTTGTTGCTTTTGTCATTATCAGTCGTGTGGTTTTACCTTTTTAAGTGCTCTTATACATGGGAGACTAACTCAGTGAAGTATCAATGTGCGCATTAGTTgattaaaaatttacattatttatgttttgtgatgcattatttgtcaagtattttgcattatgtGTCTGCTTACTGGCTGGTGTGGGAAAATTGGtgaatgaaatataaatatgtgcattatttgactgatgttgtgcattatgtagcaagtagttgtcattatttgcaatgtaGTAGGCATTATGAGaattattgtgtatatgggtgaaTTGCTTCTTACCATAACTCAAAAGTTTGCATGTACATTATCTGTTTGAAACTGTACATTATTCATTTGGTACTGTGCATTATTTATTTGGTACATTATAtatcaaatattatgcattattatgtTCGTTATAATAATAATGTTCTAatgttgtatgttgatgattCCACAGCAGAGAAGCAGCTGCGACTGGACATAGACGATGTTGTCGATGACATAATACCCGTGGCACTAGCCACGAAATTGAGGGAAAGATTGGCCGAGGCAAGGCCAAGTACAGCGCCCGAAGAGTGGGTCGACCATTATGGGCTGGAGTGAGTGAGCGTGTAGGCTGGGGTAAGTGAGGCTATGGCTGTTGAATGGATAATTATTAGCTGGAGTGGTTCTTTAAACTGTCAGGTTTTTTATAGAACTCGTGTTGGAAAGTGGACACAGTCGAATTGTGGCTTGGTATCTTTTGAACCATTTGTTATGTGCTTTTTGCAAACAGAAACAATTCTTTGGTGATAGTGTTTGATGACATTAACTCGGCACATGTAATTGTTCTACTTTAAAGAATATTGAAACATCGCTCCATAGAAACTTAAATAGGAATAAAGTATATAGATAgagttaaatttattttaataataatgacCAATAGACTGAAAGTAATGGATATAAATAACCCAATAATGATAGTATTGGCCGTAGCAGTAGTATATTCATAATGTACAATCCATTAAGTGCGTGTGCATAATAATGTAAAACTTAAAGGCCAACAATGTACATTATCGGTTTCGTAATGCAATGTATAATGTACATAATGTGTCTAATAATGAACTGTAATGGAATAACTATATTGGACAATTTCTTGAGTCGTTATGGCCCATCTCATCGCACGCCTTACACCGTCTAAGAGGCCTAGTAGCATCCTTtatagccttctctctcttggAAATCAGACGGCTTGCTGAGCTGCTAGCGTGGCCATTGATTTTCACAACATCCGGAGGATGCACCTCAACTACTTCAGGCCTTGCGAAATCTAGGGATTGGAATTTCTGACCCACGACAGGCTTCAACTCGGGAGAACAATCAGGTACAACCACCACTGTACAAAAACAGAGAAAAAACggctcagcaaacatatacattacacCTCATGTCTCGTCCATTACTGAtactaaaacaaccattacattatgtaaatcagaaacaactactccctagccgagatgatatctaaaccctcgttgaatgactgaaacttGTGGCGTTTGGTAATGATTTTGTTACTTAGTACacactacaccctagccccaaggattgctaaaccctttgggaaaataagaaacatgCACCGAAAAAGCAAACACGGCCAAAATTAAAGTAAACTGGTAagaaaaaatgtacattatagaTCACAAATCGTGCATTACAGAccctaaaacaaccattatataatataatatgtacattatgtgtattaGTTAAAAACTGCTACCTAGCCGATATTATTTCTACCCCCTAGAttaatgactgaaactcgtgtacTTTGACGACGGTTTTAAGAattagtacatactacaccctagccccaataATTGATAAACCctttgggaaaacaagaaacgtgcgctgaacaatcaaacacggccaaacttaaattaaattggtgagttaaaaagtacattatatataaaaaaacatgcATTACAaaacctaaaacaaccattatatactataatatgtacattatgtaaatcagttaaaaactactacctagcggatatgatttctaaaccttggatgaatgactgaaactcgtggactcaatgcgtactacaccctagcctcagggattgctaaaccctttggtAAAACAAGGAACGTGCGACGAACATTCAAACACGGCCATACATTAAATTAAACAGGGGGATTCCCTCGCTATGCTCCCTAAACCCTAGATCattgactgaaactcgtggacttgGACGACGTTTTTAATTTGTACATAGTAAACCCTAACTACGATGATTGCTAACCCATTGGCATCAACGAGATCGGTGTGTCGAGCAGTGAAACTAGACGAATAATATATTACTCGTGACTTtggtaaacaaaataaaacataacgTACGATAGACTAATCCACCAAATCTGCATTTCTGTGAAACAGTAGGAGTACAAAACGTTGCAACGGAGAAAATAtgtaccttcttccattgttcaGCAAAACAAAGGCACCGACGAAGCGCTCCAAGAAATGGCGACGTTAGCCATAAATACACAAACAGTTTTCTTCACTAAACAAAATCAGCGGTGAACTTCAGATGTAATGATATCAATGGAGTATAGATGCATAAATTTTTGTGAGAAAGAGAGATTGAAAATGTGATCTGAATTGATAATAACCACATAGATTTAGGGAGAGGAAATCATGGGAGTTACCATAACAACCAACTTTGCATATACCAGATTTAGCCTTTTTCGATTTTTAATAGCTATAATTTAAATTCAGTTGGCAATAATTGGGGCCGTTAGATCTCCAGATTGAATGGACGAGATtgaaaagaacaatagaacaaaatatacaaaaaggatatgaatacatccctgtgaatatatccctatatataggggagccttattctcctattcatcctttAGATTCAATATTCTTCTAAATATGGATCGTTAGATCTGATTCATCAAGGGTCCGGATGGACTCTTGTTTTTTAaacccgtgttgcattataagGAGGATTAtgtgcattataagggtaaTTTAGTAAAGACACGAAAATTGAAACTGCCAGAATATGGAAGGATCGAAATTTAAGCAAGCTATTGATCAACCCTTTCATCGACTAATTCTCTCTCATTCAAGACGCTCTAGCTTCCTCTCCACTCTTCCGCCTTTCCCTCTCCCCATCTTCCAATAACCATCAAATCCTAGCCGCCCCTACCATCAACATTCGCCGTTTTCTCAGTCCGAAGCCGACGCAAAATTTGACATCACTCTTCTAGATCCCGTCACCCACCCTCCACAAAACATCAAACTCTAACCGCCACCACTGGTGCCGTCGTGTTCACCAAGTCGACAAGGTATGTGTGGAAAAGGCCGACTAGAAGTCGATTTCATCAATTTTTAGACACGAAAAGCAATGATTTGAACATCGACTAGGTTGTGACTTTCGAAATCAAAAAATAGGTAGTTGTTTTGGTTAGGGTTTTCTCTGTATCCGAAGCGCAGACATTTTTTGAGTTTAAAATGATGGATTCGGGTATCTTATTTCCTGTTGTTATGACAGATTTACAATGACTAAACGAGGTCGTCCGTCGCGCTCTCAACCTACACAAGCTGCAGGTATTCACACAAGTTGATTGAGTGTATAATTGCGTCAGTAGTTCGACATCAATTAGGCTTGCATTGTGCATTAATCTACATATCTGGTTAATGGCTGGATGGATAATTGCATGACTTGTTTGTGCGCATTAGTTAAcctaaaatttacattattgaTGTGTTGAGATGGattatttgtcaagtattttgcattatgtACCTGGTTACTTGCTGGTGTGGGAAAATGGGTGAATGGAAgatacatatgtgcattatttggttgaggctgtgcattatgtagcatGTACTTGTCATTATTTACAgcatattatgcattatgagaggtattgtgtatatgggtgaaTTAACTCAGTGAAGATTCAAAGTGCGCATTTGTTGATTAACAATTTGCATTATTGAAGTTTTGGGATGCATTATTTGCCaagtattttgcattatgtGTTTGCTTACTGGGGGTTGTGGGAAAAGTGGTGAATGGAATATACCTatgtgcattatgtatcaagaagttgtcattatttgcaatatattatgcattatgagaattGTTGTTTATTAGTTTCTcaaaaaatttacattttttatgtTCTGTGCTGCATTATGTTGCAAGTATTGTGCATTATTTTCCTGCGTTCTGGGTGGTGTGGGAAAATTATTGAATGGaatataaatatgtgcattatttgatttaccTTGCGCATTATGGGTCAAGTTGTTGTCATTATTTGCAGAATAGTATTCATTATGAAgagtattgtgtatatgggtgaaTTAACTCAGTGAACTTCAAAGTGCGCATTATTTGAATGAATAAGTGCATGTTGTCAttagtattatgcattataaagCTCATATCATGCTTTATTCTGTTTTTAATGATAAATTTCTGATGTTTTA
This region includes:
- the LOC121745719 gene encoding pectinesterase-like, with product MATTIPKISTIILPILFLHLTSWHEALAHVHDNTTNIEYWCSTTPHPNPCNHHMNQLHPKSHHDFRTMTIAAAMETAAAAKTLARELSSTADTTSKKMLQRECEDLIDNTILQLNTTLQSINIKASMAHDAQTWLSAALTSIETCVSGSRQLSLPEFSSPILTANVSEMIRNSLAANAPLLEKSTDRRMLGEGERKLLQDYVWASRANVTVSKDGSGQFGSIQEAINYATANRLGKKRVIVYVKKGVYEENVLVNRTMTKVMLVGDGVRNTIITSNRSCSAGFTTYSTATFGVDGNGFIARGITFRNTAGAENGQAVALRSASDLSVFYACSFEGYQDTLFAQAQRQLYKSCYIYGTVDVIFGNAAVVIQNSVIYARKPLGGQANVITAQGRGDPYQNTGISIHNCRILAAPELRPVVESVKTYLGRPWQEYSRTVVMKSYLDGLVDPEGWSKWGDSDFALDTLYYGEYRNFGPGASTENRVNWTGYHDINDTDEAAQFTVANLIFGRQWLPATGVPFTVGL